In one Candidatus Scalindua japonica genomic region, the following are encoded:
- a CDS encoding class I SAM-dependent methyltransferase codes for MNLGYAASSDIDLEDTESDERYSFQLYHHVASPAEFHDHEVLEVGCGRGGGAYFIKKYLNPKSMVGLDLAGRAVKLCKEKYGTDGLDFINGDAEALPFLDNSFDIVINVESAFHYPSRDDFFREVKRVLRKDGYFLYADVEIRNEVESLDNSILEAGFTLLKREVINDNVIKACDLDSIRRKRIIDSSCHPLFRFLAYNIPAVPDSRAYNKIKSGEIQYLCYALKKSENELLKNKNLIL; via the coding sequence ATGAATTTAGGCTATGCCGCTTCATCAGATATTGATCTTGAAGATACTGAAAGTGATGAAAGATACAGCTTTCAGTTATATCACCATGTGGCAAGTCCGGCAGAATTTCATGATCATGAAGTACTTGAGGTAGGATGTGGTAGAGGAGGGGGAGCGTATTTCATAAAGAAATATTTGAACCCGAAAAGTATGGTTGGGCTGGACCTGGCAGGAAGAGCTGTAAAACTATGCAAAGAAAAATACGGGACAGATGGACTAGATTTTATCAATGGTGATGCGGAAGCGCTTCCTTTTTTAGATAACTCATTTGACATTGTGATAAATGTTGAGTCTGCATTCCATTACCCTTCACGTGATGATTTCTTTAGAGAAGTGAAGAGAGTGTTAAGGAAAGATGGATATTTTCTGTATGCGGATGTGGAGATCAGAAACGAAGTCGAATCTCTGGATAATAGTATTCTTGAGGCAGGATTTACGCTTCTTAAACGGGAAGTAATAAACGATAATGTTATTAAGGCATGTGATTTAGACAGTATACGTCGGAAACGAATTATTGATTCCTCATGTCATCCACTCTTTCGCTTTCTGGCCTATAATATCCCGGCAGTTCCGGATTCACGGGCTTATAATAAAATAAAATCAGGTGAGATACAATATCTGTGCTATGCTCTTAAAAAAAGTGAAAATGAATTATTGAAGAACAAAAATTTAATTTTATAA
- a CDS encoding B12-binding domain-containing radical SAM protein encodes MKKNIKKLLLVEPSWERTKRYWKKSKLFGVIQPIRLGYIAALTPGDWEVEVIDENVESFIYKDASLVGITSFTHNALRAYEIASVYRNKNIQVVMGGVHASMMPEEALNYVDSVVVGEAETVWGNLIKDFESGNLKREYLGGYPPLEGLIQPRRDIFSDDYFFGIIQTSRGCSVGCEFCSVTELNGRKHRQRPVNEVLDELETIPQKIVFFIDDNIIGYGRNSEQRAIRLFKGLIERKLNKRWFSQSTVNFGNNEEILYYARKSGCVGIFLGIESVSKDVLKGMRKGVNINTDYYETIKRIHKYGILVSGNIMIGNDEDTEETYKANAEFVIKANIDIPSLSNVVPQPGTRLFKRLIGEGRLKYSNFPEDWKYYDWNSITIKPRYFTEEFLIRSNKRIYGRIFSIPRIAIRFVKTLIYCRSFFLAVVALRLNIVLRGFNKKIGFS; translated from the coding sequence ATGAAAAAAAATATAAAAAAACTACTATTGGTTGAACCATCATGGGAGCGCACAAAGCGTTACTGGAAGAAATCAAAATTATTTGGTGTAATTCAACCAATTCGTCTGGGATATATTGCAGCCCTCACACCGGGAGACTGGGAAGTAGAGGTTATTGATGAAAATGTAGAATCGTTTATCTATAAAGACGCGAGTCTTGTTGGCATTACCTCCTTTACCCATAACGCGCTGCGGGCTTATGAGATAGCGTCTGTCTATAGAAACAAAAATATTCAAGTGGTGATGGGTGGTGTACATGCCTCAATGATGCCGGAAGAAGCTTTGAATTATGTAGATAGTGTAGTTGTTGGAGAAGCCGAAACCGTATGGGGTAATCTGATAAAGGATTTTGAGAGTGGAAATCTCAAAAGAGAATACCTGGGGGGGTATCCGCCACTTGAGGGATTGATACAACCGAGAAGAGACATCTTCTCAGATGATTACTTTTTTGGAATAATACAAACATCACGTGGGTGTTCGGTGGGTTGTGAGTTTTGCTCTGTAACAGAATTGAATGGCAGAAAACATAGACAGAGACCAGTCAATGAAGTATTAGATGAATTAGAAACTATTCCGCAAAAGATTGTCTTCTTTATTGATGATAACATAATAGGATATGGAAGAAATTCTGAACAGAGAGCAATCCGTTTGTTTAAGGGATTGATAGAGAGAAAGCTTAACAAACGATGGTTTAGCCAGTCTACGGTAAATTTCGGGAATAATGAAGAAATATTATATTATGCCAGGAAGAGTGGGTGTGTGGGGATTTTTTTAGGGATTGAATCGGTAAGTAAAGATGTTCTTAAAGGGATGAGAAAGGGGGTGAACATTAATACTGATTACTATGAAACAATTAAAAGAATTCATAAATATGGAATTCTGGTATCAGGAAACATTATGATTGGAAATGATGAGGACACGGAAGAAACCTATAAGGCAAATGCAGAATTTGTTATTAAGGCCAATATAGATATACCCAGTCTGTCTAATGTTGTTCCACAGCCCGGAACACGACTGTTCAAAAGATTAATTGGCGAAGGCAGGCTCAAATACAGTAATTTTCCTGAGGACTGGAAATATTATGATTGGAACAGTATAACCATTAAACCTAGATATTTTACAGAAGAGTTTTTGATCAGATCAAATAAGCGAATCTATGGCAGAATATTTTCGATTCCAAGGATTGCAATCAGGTTTGTAAAAACACTGATTTATTGTAGAAGTTTTTTTCTGGCAGTTGTGGCATTGAGACTGAATATCGTTCTTCGCGGGTTTAATAAAAAAATAGGATTTTCCTGA